Proteins from one Cicer arietinum cultivar CDC Frontier isolate Library 1 chromosome 3, Cicar.CDCFrontier_v2.0, whole genome shotgun sequence genomic window:
- the LOC101506391 gene encoding uncharacterized protein At5g39865-like: MKGMRGNFLTKLKLIPTKTKQGLILIQKSPTSPFFDDHKENNLSGSENNDEKQHFEEQEFNFKATPTTTIKSPSNTSPKVSCIKEFPSLNDFEEKCPPGGTKSIILYTTSLRGIRKTFQDCNTIRFLLRNLRILYHERDVSLHLEYREELWNVLGGKVIPPKLFIKGRYIGGADEVIGLHEMGWLGKILEGTPNVTSDCVCIGCANMGFTICSTCCGSCKIFTNNECFLRCHECNENGLVKCHICC, encoded by the coding sequence ATGAAAGGAATGAGAGGCAACTTTCTTACAAAATTGAAACTCATTCCAACCAAAACCAAACAAGGccttattcttatccaaaaatCTCCAACTTCACCATTCTTTGATGACCACAAAGAAAACAACCTTAGTGGAAGTGAGAATAATGATGAAAAACAACATTTTGAGGAACAAGAATTCAATTTCAAAGCTACACCAACTACAACCATAAAGAGTCCTAGTAACACATCACCAAAAGTTTCATGCATCAAAGAATTCCCATCTCTtaatgattttgaagaaaaatgtcCACCGGGAGGAACCAAATCAATAATTCTTTACACAACAAGTTTGAGAGGAATAAGGAAAACATTTCAAGATTGCAACACAATACGTTTCTTGTTGAGAAATTTAAGAATATTGTACCATGAAAGGGATGTGTCTTTGCATTTGGAATACAGAGAGGAGTTGTGGAATGTGTTGGGAGGGAAAGTGATTCCTCCAAAGCTTTTTATCAAAGGAAGGTATATTGGAGGAGCTGATGAAGTGATTGGATTGCATGAAATGGGTTGGCTTGGGAAGATTTTGGAAGGAACACCAAATGTTACTAGTGATTGTGTTTGCATTGGTTGTGCTAACATGGGATTTACTATTTGTTCAACTTGTTGTGGAAGTTGCAAAATCTTCACCAACAATGAATGTTTCCTTAGATGTCATGAGTGTAACGAAAATGGCCTTGTCAAATGTCACATTTGCTGCTAG
- the LOC101507895 gene encoding dihydroneopterin aldolase 2-like isoform X2 — MHDLCSVLPAHSVCKDSNLFPSLPSPFVKSLSLSLFHNQIYDGRLYQTNDSARQTKRANASDKRITIRSSARCGPAAASASVAVRRSRLSVRCNSPNRVAALFKGKKMEGGDAFIGGDKLIVKGLTFHGFHGVLPEERTLGQKFFVDVDAWMDLKPAGISDNLSDSISYVHIVDIAKEVIEGPSVQLLESVAHKIAITTLTNHKQISAVRVRVGKPHVAVQSPLDYLGVEILRRRSDLTQ, encoded by the exons ATGCACGATCTGTGCTCCGTGCTCCCTGCTCACTCCGTCTGCAAAGATTCCAACCTATTTCCATCTCTTCCCTCTCCGTTTGTCAAAAG cctctctctctccctcttccATAATCAGATTTACGACGGCCGCCTCTACCAAACAAACGACTCTGCCAGACAAACGAAACGCGCGAACGCCTCCGACAAACGAATCACGATTCGCTCCTCTGCTCGCTGCGGGCCTGCGGCCGCCTCTGCCTCCGTGGCCGTTCGTCGCTCTCGCCTCTCTGTTCGCTGCAACTCTCCAAATCGCGTTGCTGCTTTGTTCAAAGG CAAAAAAATGGAAGGTGGCGATGCGTTTATAGGCGGAGACAAACTGATTGTGAAGGGATTGACTTTCCATGGTTTTCACGGAGTATTACCCGAAGAAAGAACGTTGGGGCAGAAGTTTTTTGTTGATGTAGATGCTTGGATGGATCTCAAACCCGCTGGAATTTCTGATAATTTGTCTGATTCAATTAGTTACGTTCACATAGTTGA TATAGCTAAGGAAGTTATTGAAGGACCATCTGTCCAACTTCTAGAGTCAGTGGCCCATAAAATTGCAATCACGACTCTGACAAATCACAAACAGATATCTGCTGTTCGTGTGAGGGTTGGAAAGCCTCATGTGGCGGTTCAGAGTCCGCTTGATTACTTAGGTGTTGAGATTCTTAGACGCAGAAGCGATTTGACACAGTAG
- the LOC101507895 gene encoding dihydroneopterin aldolase 2-like isoform X3 — protein sequence MHDLCSVLPAHSVCKDSNLFPSLPSPFVKSKKMEGGDAFIGGDKLIVKGLTFHGFHGVLPEERTLGQKFFVDVDAWMDLKPAGISDNLSDSISYVHIVDIAKEVIEGPSVQLLESVAHKIAITTLTNHKQISAVRVRVGKPHVAVQSPLDYLGVEILRRRSDLTQ from the exons ATGCACGATCTGTGCTCCGTGCTCCCTGCTCACTCCGTCTGCAAAGATTCCAACCTATTTCCATCTCTTCCCTCTCCGTTTGTCAAAAG CAAAAAAATGGAAGGTGGCGATGCGTTTATAGGCGGAGACAAACTGATTGTGAAGGGATTGACTTTCCATGGTTTTCACGGAGTATTACCCGAAGAAAGAACGTTGGGGCAGAAGTTTTTTGTTGATGTAGATGCTTGGATGGATCTCAAACCCGCTGGAATTTCTGATAATTTGTCTGATTCAATTAGTTACGTTCACATAGTTGA TATAGCTAAGGAAGTTATTGAAGGACCATCTGTCCAACTTCTAGAGTCAGTGGCCCATAAAATTGCAATCACGACTCTGACAAATCACAAACAGATATCTGCTGTTCGTGTGAGGGTTGGAAAGCCTCATGTGGCGGTTCAGAGTCCGCTTGATTACTTAGGTGTTGAGATTCTTAGACGCAGAAGCGATTTGACACAGTAG
- the LOC101507895 gene encoding dihydroneopterin aldolase 2-like isoform X4, protein MEGGDAFIGGDKLIVKGLTFHGFHGVLPEERTLGQKFFVDVDAWMDLKPAGISDNLSDSISYVHIVDIAKEVIEGPSVQLLESVAHKIAITTLTNHKQISAVRVRVGKPHVAVQSPLDYLGVEILRRRSDLTQ, encoded by the exons ATGGAAGGTGGCGATGCGTTTATAGGCGGAGACAAACTGATTGTGAAGGGATTGACTTTCCATGGTTTTCACGGAGTATTACCCGAAGAAAGAACGTTGGGGCAGAAGTTTTTTGTTGATGTAGATGCTTGGATGGATCTCAAACCCGCTGGAATTTCTGATAATTTGTCTGATTCAATTAGTTACGTTCACATAGTTGA TATAGCTAAGGAAGTTATTGAAGGACCATCTGTCCAACTTCTAGAGTCAGTGGCCCATAAAATTGCAATCACGACTCTGACAAATCACAAACAGATATCTGCTGTTCGTGTGAGGGTTGGAAAGCCTCATGTGGCGGTTCAGAGTCCGCTTGATTACTTAGGTGTTGAGATTCTTAGACGCAGAAGCGATTTGACACAGTAG
- the LOC101507895 gene encoding uncharacterized protein isoform X1, whose product MHDLCSVLPAHSVCKDSNLFPSLPSPFVKSQAPSLTGAELHRDKGGHGHPKKKNYSLSLSLFHNQIYDGRLYQTNDSARQTKRANASDKRITIRSSARCGPAAASASVAVRRSRLSVRCNSPNRVAALFKGKKMEGGDAFIGGDKLIVKGLTFHGFHGVLPEERTLGQKFFVDVDAWMDLKPAGISDNLSDSISYVHIVDIAKEVIEGPSVQLLESVAHKIAITTLTNHKQISAVRVRVGKPHVAVQSPLDYLGVEILRRRSDLTQ is encoded by the exons ATGCACGATCTGTGCTCCGTGCTCCCTGCTCACTCCGTCTGCAAAGATTCCAACCTATTTCCATCTCTTCCCTCTCCGTTTGTCAAAAG TCAGGCTCCGTCACTGACAGGGGCGGAGCTTCATAGGGACAAGGGGGGCCACGGccatccaaaaaaaaaaaattatag cctctctctctccctcttccATAATCAGATTTACGACGGCCGCCTCTACCAAACAAACGACTCTGCCAGACAAACGAAACGCGCGAACGCCTCCGACAAACGAATCACGATTCGCTCCTCTGCTCGCTGCGGGCCTGCGGCCGCCTCTGCCTCCGTGGCCGTTCGTCGCTCTCGCCTCTCTGTTCGCTGCAACTCTCCAAATCGCGTTGCTGCTTTGTTCAAAGG CAAAAAAATGGAAGGTGGCGATGCGTTTATAGGCGGAGACAAACTGATTGTGAAGGGATTGACTTTCCATGGTTTTCACGGAGTATTACCCGAAGAAAGAACGTTGGGGCAGAAGTTTTTTGTTGATGTAGATGCTTGGATGGATCTCAAACCCGCTGGAATTTCTGATAATTTGTCTGATTCAATTAGTTACGTTCACATAGTTGA TATAGCTAAGGAAGTTATTGAAGGACCATCTGTCCAACTTCTAGAGTCAGTGGCCCATAAAATTGCAATCACGACTCTGACAAATCACAAACAGATATCTGCTGTTCGTGTGAGGGTTGGAAAGCCTCATGTGGCGGTTCAGAGTCCGCTTGATTACTTAGGTGTTGAGATTCTTAGACGCAGAAGCGATTTGACACAGTAG
- the LOC101507058 gene encoding ubiquitin carboxyl-terminal hydrolase 8-like — translation MTRLTEKLRLSFFLLKPTRFLSLLSLSTLRLCKSLARSLLSQTLPFFSMDNLFSDNADYLSDDFDSSYSLRPHRPHRRLLQEDERDFADERVYLLPYRWWIDAEGVEGDRVEGVLYTVWSNCDSESEILLHLKKEEDREKIKNLEVGFSGRHYALVPEGIWLRALKRYNDFNNAVKDFGSLFNAEDCLPDLFPLQVRIFVSWETSSLVAKISQKENLSDFYKKASDIFNSAYKSLYIWDFSGQTTQLLINDKARVPNDSPGQLGKEVLLELQVHGLSDSTRGSRSNGMISDRSQMECSSNSGPVMMNGGTDNVIPYVTTTNNYFQGSSYRAVRSLGLTGLQNLGNTCFMNSALQCLAHTPKLVDFFLGDYRREINYENPLGMNGELALAFGDLLRMLWIPGATPVAPRMFKMKLANFAPQFSGYMQHDSQELLAFLLDGLHEDLNRVKRKPYHEVKDADGRPDEEVAEEYWRNHLARNDSIVVDLCQGQFRSTLICPFCKKVSITFDPFMYLSLPLPSTTIRTMTVTVMNTDGITLPSAITVTVPECGTLKDLIGALTASCSLRDDETLLLAEVYRNRIFRVLEDPSDSLTDIRDQDKLVAYRVQKYTEGSLLIIFTHERLVESFGKERFENRLFGTPVVARLSGIACGYDVRREFLNLINPFLMQNTEETIDEYDKDDNVDDDDIKNLNEADDLGETSSSAVIGIDAVSSSESEDDTYLWTDFEFYLLFSGRGNEIVKITSNEPLPVTMLSGKLEVAVVWSDKMLKKYDINLLDSLPEVFKPQLFTKRTQESISIYKCLEAFLREEPLGPEDMWYCPACKKPQQATKKLDLWRLPEILVIHLKRFSYNRFFKNKLETFVDFPINDLDLSTYVAHRSFPLSNCYMLYAIICHYGGLGGGHYTAFVRYGHDKWYEFDDSRVAPADEDMIKTPAAYVLFYRKV, via the exons ATGACCCGTTTAACGGAAAAGCTCCGTTTGTCTTTCTTTCTCCTCAAACCGACCCgttttctctctcttctttctctctctactCTCCGTCTCTGCAAGTCCCTTGCTCGTTCTCTACTATCCCAAACCCTACCTTTCTTCTCCATGGACAATCTCTTCTCCGATAACGCCGATTACCTCTCCGACGACTTCGATTCTTCGTACTCCCTCCGTCCTCACCGTCCTCACCGTCGCTTACTTCAAGAAGATGAACGTGATTTCGCCGACGAGAGAGTCTACTTGCTTCCCTACAG GTGGTGGATAGATGCAGAAGGAGTTGAAGGTGATCGTGTAGAAGGTGTTTTGTACACAGTGTGGTCAAACTGTGATTCTGAGTCTGAAATTTTGCTCCATCTCAAGAAGGAAGAGGATCGTGAGAAGATTAAGAATTTGGAGGTGGGTTTTTCAGGTCGTCATTATGCCTTGGTTCCTGAAGGAATTTGGTTGCGTGCTCTCAAAAG GTATAACGATTTTAATAATGCGGTGAAAGATTTTGGGAGCCTCTTCAATGCAGAGGATTGTTTGCCAGATTTGTTCCCCTTGCAAGTTAGGATATTTGTTTCATGGGAAACCAGTTCACTGGTAGCAAAGATAAGCCAAAAG GAAAATTTGTCTGACTTCTACAAGAAAGCTAGTGACATTTTCAATTCTGCATATAAATCA TTGTATATTTGGGACTTTTCTGGGCAGACAACCCAGCTTTTAATAAATGACAAAGCTAGGGTGCCAAATGATTCTCCTGGTCAACTTGGAAAAGAG GTTCTTTTGGAGTTACAAGTTCATGGACTTTCAGATTCAACGAGGGGTAGTCGAAGCAATGGGATGATATCAGATAGGTCTCAGATGGAATGTTCTTCCAACAGTGGCCCTGTTATGATGAATGGAGGCACCGACAATGTTATCCCCTATGTAACAACAACAAACAACTATTTTCAAGGCAGTAGCTATAGAGCAGTCCGATCTTTGGGCTTGACAGGATTACAGAATCTTGGAAATACCTGTTTTATGAATAGTGCCCTTCAGTGTTTGGCTCACACCCCAAAGCTGGTTGATTTTTTCCTTGGAGATTATCGTAGAGAGATAAATTATGAAAATCCCTTGGGAATGAAT GGAGAACTTGCTTTAGCGTTTGGAGATTTACTTAGAATGCTGTGGATTCCTGGAGCAACACCTGTGGCACCAAGAATGTTCAAGATGAAACTGGCTAACTTTGCTCCTCAGTTTAGTGGTTATATGCAGCATGATTCTCAA GAACTGCTTGCTTTTTTGTTGGATGGACTGCATGAAGACCTTAATCGTGTCAAACGAAAGCCATATCATGAAGTTAAGGATGCAGATGGCCGTCCGGATGAAGAAGTGGCAGAAGAGTATTGGCGAAATCACCTTGCTCGCAATGACTCGATAGTAGTTGATTTGTGCCAA GGCCAGTTCCGGTCAACATTGATTTGCCCTTTTTGCAAGAAGGTTTCTATCACCTTTGACCCTTTTATGTACCTATCTCTGCCATTACCTTCTACAACAATACGGACCATGACTGTGACCGTCATGAACACTGATGGGATCACATTGCCTTCTGCAATTACTGTAACAGTGCCTGAATGTGGAACACTTAAGGATCTTATTGGGGCCTTAACTGCGTCTTGTTCTCTAAGAGATGATGAAACCCTCTTGTTGGCTGAG GTATATAGGAATAGGATTTTTCGGGTATTGGAGGATCCATCTGATTCATTAACTGATATTAGAGATCAAGATAAACTTGTCGCTTACCGGGTGCAAAAGTATACTGAAGGTAGCCTCTTGATTATTTTCACGCATGAACGATTGGTGGAAAG TTTCGGGAAGGAGAGGTTTGAAAATAGACTGTTTGGTACTCCAGTTGTAGCAAGGCTATCCGGCATAGCTTGTGGGTATGATGTTCGTAGAGAGTTTCTGAATTTAATCAATCCATTTCTCATGCAAAATACTGAAGAAACAATAGATGAGTATGATAAGGATGACAATGTTGACGACGACGATATTAAAAACCTAAATGAAGCTGATGACTTGGGTGAAACTAGTAGCTCTGCAGTAATAGGAATTGATGCTGTCTCGAGCAGCGAATCAGAGGATGACACATATTTGTGGACTGACTTTgaattctatttattattttccgGGAGAGGAAATGAGATTGTTAAGATAACATCAAATGAACCGCTTCCAGTCACAATGTTGTCCGGAAAGCTGGAGGTAGCTGTGGTATGGTCAGATAAGATGCTTAAAAAGTATGACATAAACCTGCTTGATTCATTGCCTGAGGTTTTCAAACCCCAGTTATTCACCAAGAGAACACAAGAATCAATATCTATTTACAAGTGCCTTGAAGCCTTCTTAAGAGAGGAACCTCTTGGGCCAGAAGACATGTG GTACTGTCCTGCCTGCAAAAAACCTCAGCAAGCAACAAAAAAGCTAGACCTTTGGAGGTTGCCTGAAATCCTTGTTATTCATTTGAAGAGGTTCTCATACAACCGATTCTTCAAGAACAAGCTGGAAACTTTCGTTGACTTCCCAATTAATGATCTGGATTTGTCAACCTATGTTGCTCACAGGAGTTTTCCGCTTTCCAACTGCTATATGTTGTATGCAATTATTTGTCACTATGGCGGGTTAGGAGGAGGTCACTATACAGCTTTTGTCCGC TATGGCCATGATAAATGGTATGAGTTCGATGATAGCAGGGTTGCCCCCGCGGATGAAGACATGATAAAGACTCCTGCTGCTTATGTTCTTTTCTACAGGAAAGTTTAG
- the LOC101506722 gene encoding uncharacterized protein, which produces MVVKMMKWRPWPPLLSKKFDVKLTVTKLLSSDLLRQSSSKLTVEIKWKGPKSTLASLRRYSVARNFTRYSQIQLDDVGDYVVYWDEEFHNLCNLNALKDNAFLPWEIAFNLFDGLNERSKKKSIVGTALLNIAEFANSSVQTGVDLNIPLTIPGGSADQSPLLCISISLVEVRGSHGNTDSVQRSIVPVSSPPAQSAGTTMTEKDDLSAIKAGLRKVKIFTEYVSSRKSQKASRGEEGSDGKCSRSEDSTPNYPLDSDSLDDFEGDSDEGKEDSSSAGNSISYGTLAFANAGGSLFYSNARMNSDDGDWVYYSYRIPDAGGLQMEDSTASSSEPYLLQSTKRSILPWRRKRKLSFRSPKGHREVPLLNKAYAEDGGDDIDFDRRQLSSDESFSSKFHKTEDNLWANGSSVSEFGDDYFVVGSWEQKEIVSRDGHMKLQTQVFFASIDQRSERAAGESACTALVAVIADWFQNYRDHMPIKSQFDSLIREGSSEWRNLRDDETYRNQFPDGHFDLETVIQAKIRPLSVVPGKSFIGFFHPEGMDEKRFEFLHDAMSFDNIWDEISSSEHEWLNNGETHVFIVSWNDHFFILKVESDCYYIIDTLGERLYEGCNQAYILKFNSNTVIHKTQNVVQSSSNDTTTDGQRTVAQILECNNKQAGQVNGNKEGDSIAAEEEEEVVCRGKEACKEYIKSFLAAIPIRELQADIKNNITFSPHQRLQIEFHYTQLLQSCISIPEVEMAAAETLALAINEIST; this is translated from the exons aTGGTCGTGAAGATGATGAAGTGGCGCCCTTGGCCTCCACTCCTCTCCAAAAAATTTGACGTCAAACTCACCGTAACAAAACTCTTATCCTCCGATCTGTTACGTCAATCTTCTTCCAAATTAACGGTTGAGATTAAATGGAAAGGTCCTAAGTCAACCCTCGCTTCTTTGCGACGTTACTCCGTCGCTAGAAACTTCACCAGATATTCTCAAATTCAGTTAGACGACGTTGGCGATTATGTTGTTTATTGGGATGAAGAATTTCATAATCTTTGTAATCTAAACGCTCTCAAAGACAATGCCTTTCTTCCCTGGGAAATCGCTTTCAATCTCTTTGAT GGATTGAATGAAAGGTCAAAGAAAAAGAGTATTGTTGGAACAGCTTTGTTGAATATTGCTGAATTTGCAAATTCATCTGTTCAAACTGGTGTTGATTTGAACATTCCACTCACAATACCCGGTGGTTCTGCAGATCAATCTCCTTTACTTTGT ATATCAATTAGTTTGGTGGAGGTAAGAGGTTCTCACGGGAACACAGATTCAGTTCAGAGATCAATAGTTCCTGTATCGTCTCCACCGGCCCAGTCAGCTGGTACTACAATGACAGAGAAAGATGACCTTTCTGCAATTAAAGCTGGTCTTAGGAAAGTAAAGATTTTCACAGAATATGTATCCTCCAGGAAATCACAGAAGGCGTCCCGTGGAGAAGAAGGAAGTGATGGCAAGTGCTCTAGGAGTGAGGATAGTACTCCTAATTACCCTCTAGACTCTGACTCACTCGATGATTTCGAAGGAGATTCGGACGAGGGAAAGGAGGATTCTTCCAGTGCTGGGAATTCAATTAGTTATGGAACATTGGCCTTTGCAAATGCTGGAGGATCATTATTTTATTCCAATGCGCGGATGAATTCCGACGACGGCGATTGGGTTTACTACAGCTATAGAATTCCTGATGCTGGGGGTTTGCAGATGGAGGATTCAACTGCATCTTCTTCCGAGCCTTATTTATTGCAAAGTACAAAGCGCAGCATACTTCCATGGAGGAGGAAAAGGAAGTTGAGTTTTCGATCTCCTAAAGGTCATAGGGAAGTTCCATTGTTAAACAAGGCCTATGCTGAAGATGGTGGCGATGATATAGATTTTGATCGCCGGCAACTTAGTTCTGATGAATCCTTTTCTTCGAAG TTTCACAAGACCGAGGATAATTTGTGGGCGAATGGATCATCAGTCTCAGAATTTGGAGATGATTATTTCGTTGTTGGAAGTTGGGAGCAGAAAGAGATCGTGAGCCGCGATGGTCACATGAAACTTCAGACACAAGTCTTCTTTGCCTCAATCGACCAACGCAGTGAACGTGCAGCAGGCGAGAGCGCATGTACAGCTCTCGTTGCTGTAATTGCTGATTGGTTCCAAAACTACCGCGATCACATGCCCATAAAGTCCCAATTTGACAGTTTAATTCGAGAAGGCTCCTCAGAATGGAGGAACCTGCGCGATGACGAGACCTATAGAAACCAGTTCCCCGACGGGCATTTTGATCTAGAAACAGTCATTCAGGCAAAAATACGTCCACTTTCTGTTGTTCCCGGCAAGTCATTCATTGGTTTCTTCCATCCAGAAGGAATGGACGAGAAAAGATTTGAGTTTCTCCATGACGCCATGTCTTTCGACAACATTTGGGATGAGATCAGCAGTTCTGAACACGAGTGGCTTAACAACGGTGAAACTCATGTTTTTATTGTTAGTTGGAATGACCATTTTTTCATTCTCAAAGTCGAATCCGACTGCTACTACATCATTGACACTTTGGGAGAGAGGCTTTATGAAGGATGTAATCAAGCATACATCCTTAAATTCAACAGCAACACAGTAATACACAAAACACAGAATGTTGTTCAATCATCATCGAACGATACAACAACCGATGGCCAGCGAACTGTTGCGCAAATATTAGAGTGCAACAACAAGCAGGCCGGACAAGTTAACGGAAATAAGGAGGGTGATTCTATTGCTGCTGAGGAAGAAGAGGAGGTTGTGTGCAGAGGTAAAGAAGCATGCAAAGAGTACATAAAAAGCTTCTTGGCTGCAATACCTATACGAGAGTTGCAAgctgatataaaaaataatatcacattTTCGCCTCATCAAAGATTACAAATTGAGTTTCACTACACTCAATTGTTACAGTCTTGTATATCAATTCCTGAGGTGGAAATGGCTGCAGCAGAGACCCTTGCTCTTGCAATAAATGAGATTTCTACTTAA